Proteins encoded by one window of Aphis gossypii isolate Hap1 chromosome X, ASM2018417v2, whole genome shotgun sequence:
- the LOC114120604 gene encoding protein abnormal spindle-like isoform X1 translates to MSQFVTEFSPPVKFKSKHEDEENTVLDYYMVLAPFQKQTQVEFSNIKIKETAIRFLTVANLFDKPRQFILPHSNDGIFFDVYEFTLQPNSQRKLSITWQPSVYGNMRKLIRIEQVDNNRKYDFIVLGNCIDPLHKKLKGTSVTLAKSKNTDLTKKRFNSGKNKITLNKTRFVRCASERVLLVDNASKISAPICADALESPMRRQTYLVGEKENIPNLENNMVNHDTIFISSDYGLKHSDKIHQSTTINNPLNTQRSNCDVMTDDSLDESLNKLISTNSPFNDFFLTPLKSTENLLSPFTTTKKCINFDIADENTAFTSFNTSPFKPIDASTAAKTYTPDNRKPTRISVNLCEKFKEIPNNNLNIDNTTFIKNISPDQFTLPLKVEQSFNISQNQERTTTQTPMHHTKIISSSTKPKRPSFVLKNSPYYKCSPKSSMISKNRLKQYSILSPRTAKKHLRTPKLDKCDQYLKCLANPELVYHNNAEDPFLKMSQYYESEWLDRQESDMIRWLNALLMPTDKLADEEQINDLEQAAVAWTEASKTSHRNKPMQFATQKDLFVSQIYKQSPQQWSALRKATSNLITSTNVATVLSKLSISIEKDLITVRDDRQIHLDLNLKKKITDLLKCYNPLWLRIGLEAVYGQIIPINSGSHDLDGLGWFIRKNLFNNDFIKQKFTKATVLQVNLPTYNIAMKKFILRKIFMLVYFLDRAKEQQLIRHNPCLFKIDSPFKSSYDFLMGFCADMVTANGDINRRLRSIGYNLSHKQTHLDEVNYAVKSLNDLRDGTRITRVVEILFKGEPLSQKLRLPAISKLQKIHNVNLALTRISEHISIEGNISTRDIVNGHREKMLSLFWQLIYKYLTPRYNKAAVTIQHWWRNNNLKLVIMKRIRAKQTFKRHLAAARIQACIRGYLTRKHWPHTQAKLIENREKLHLASTKIKQYLQDKLKLLTEDRKQYIILKRTTVFVQRKFRSKIAMKRDRQQFIKIKQSALLIQKVYRGFMIRKYWSQIKNSLIIEKINRINAINIIKRSLRKNLPPTEDEIYYKKIMHTTVIVQRRFRANKLMKVQMEAFIKLKKSAIVIQQKFRAKQAMIKQKEHYLKLKMCALKLQAVTRGYIVRKQWSVLHAELQANRMRLTICSNIIKRTLRSNLPLTEDRIKFLNLKRSVIIIQNRFRALKEMKLQRQKYLKLKTVTLKLQSVARGYIVRKQWPSLRNELIVKRQYLINSSNIIKRVLRKNLPLTDDRIKFLDLKRSAIIIQNHFRALKEMKIQRQKYLKLKTVTLKLQSVARGYIVRKQWPSLQKELMVKRQYLINCSNIIKRVLRKNLPLTDDRIKFLDLKRSAIIIQNHFRALKEMKIQRQKYLKLKTVTLKLQSMARGYIARKQWPTLRNELIVKRQYLINCSNIIKRALRKNLPVNNDRLRFLELRRATIVIQSRFRAKRQLKKYQTLRNNVIIVQRRFRANVAMRQQQLIYQKIRARIIRLQAFFRGYLVLKKWPETKCELEANKKQLISASNTIKKFLRLCLLPTPDRLRYIKLRQSVMNLQARYRANVAMKLAERDYLLLKCCTITLQRRYRAHKAMLMQKQRYELLKKSTIILQTHIRGYLARKRWLQLKDNMEVERRLALETLECKRLLAGHVFLFELKMKMRAAVQLQIWIRNVMLNRKHLQKENVAASKIQAIVRGFLVRKKLPKIKEELHIQKLVRAATLIQAIWRGYTVRKRYQCRRQTIRFPKKGALTLGKRHNDVVDVLNKQKRNEYSYRELTTVFWNLDTCTTLSKELCLKTSEGTIIDYLFHFLHYSNQSQPSLEAREPAIRVLTNLLKYHETSWHIWVRTVNADMVKDLIKMMKTCCGKISSKKLYCSIATWLWIALQDPEKKIYIKKIPSAIVDLKFMMDTLKKRYTISKLDKKTMVLPSTRPTWSIGSKCQKCFDSDYFATIEICKLLNI, encoded by the exons ATGTCTCAATTTGTT ACTGAATTTTCACCTCccgtgaaatttaaatcaaagcaCGAAGATGAAGAAAATACAGTACttgattattatatggtattaGCACCATTTCAAAAGCAGACTCAAGtagaattttcaaacataaaaattaaagaaactgCTATTAGATTTCTGACAGTTGCTAACTTGTTTGACAAACCTAGAcag tttatCTTACCTCATTCAAATGATGGTATATTCTTTGATGTTTATGAGTTCACCTTACAACCAAATTCACAACGTAAACTATCAATTACTTGGCAACCATCTGTATATGGAAACATGCGAAAATTGATTAGAATAGAACAAGTAGATAACAAccgaaaatatgattttattgttttgggAAATTGTATTGATCCTTTACACAAGAAACTAAAA GGTACTTCTGTAACATTGGCAAAGTCTAAAAATAcagatttaactaaaaaaagatttaatagcggaaagaacaaaataaccttaaataaaacaagattTGTTCGTTGTGCATCAGAAAGAGTTCTTTTAGTTGATAATGCTTCAAAAATATCTGCACCTATTTGTGCTGATGCTTTAGAATCACCTATGAGACGGCAAACCTATTTAGTTggagaaaaagaaaatataccaAATTTGGAAAACAACATGGTTAACCATGACACAATCTTCATTAGTTCTGATTATGGTCTTAAACATTCtgataaaattcatcaaagtactacaattaataatcCCTTAAATACTCAAAGATCAAATTGTGACGTAATGACCGACGATTCATTAGACGAATcactcaataaattaattagcaCTAATTCTCCATTTAATGACTTCTTTTTGACTCCATTAAAAAGTACTGAAAACTTACTATCTCCATTCACTaccacaaaaaaatgtattaattttgatatagctGATGAAAACACAGCTTTTACTTCTTTCAACACTTCACCATTTAAGCCAATAGATGCTTCAACTGCAGCTAAGACTTACACTCCTGATAATAGAAAACCTACTAGAATATCAGTGAACCTTTGTgagaaatttaaagaaataccaaataacaatttaaatattgataatacaacttttattaaaaatatcagccCCGACCAATTTACTTTGCCTTTAAAAGTTGAACAATCTTTTAACATATCACAAAATCAGGAACGGACTACTACTCAGACACCTATGCATCATacaa aaattatttcaagCAGTACTAAGCCCAAAAGACCATCATTTGTTCTAAAAAATTCTCCTTATTACAAGTGTAGCCCAAAATCATCAATGATTTCTAAGAATAGATTGAAACAATAca gcaTTCTTAGTCCTCGAACtgcaaaaaaacatttgagaACTCCAAAATTAGATAAGTGTGATCAATACCTCAAGTGCTTAGCAAATCCAGAACTAGTCTATCACAATAATGCTGAAgatccatttttaaaaat gtCTCAATATTATGAATCAGAATGGTTAGATCGCCAAGAATCTGATATGATTCGATGGTTAAATGCACTGCTTATGCCTACTGATAAGTTAGCAGATGAAGaacaaataaatgatttagaGCAAGCAGCAGTGGCTTGGACAGAAGCATCCAAGACAAGTCATAGAAATAAGCCTATGCAATTTGCTACTCAAAAAGATCTTTTTGTATCTCAAATATACAAGCAGTCTCCACAACAGTGGAGCGCATTACGGAAAGCAACTTCAAATCTTATTACATCTACAAATGTTGCAActgttttatcaaaattgtcCATATCTATAGAAAAAGATCTTATAACAGTACGAGATGATCGTCAAATACATTTGGATTTAA atttaaagaaaaaaattacggaTTTGTTAAAATGCTATAATCCACTGTGGTTACGAATTGGTTTGGAAGCAGTGTATGGTCAAATAATCCCCATAAATTCTGGATCTCATGATTTAGATGGTCTTGGATGGtttattcgtaaaaatttgtttaataatgatttcatCAAACAAAAGTTTACCAAAGCTACTGTTCTTCAAGTCAACCTTCCCACTtacaac ATTGCCATGAAAAAATTTATcttgagaaaaatatttatgcttgtatattttttggacCGTGCTAAAGAACAACAATTAATTAGACATAATCCATGTCTTTTCAAAATAGACTCCCCTTTTAAA agcAGCTATGACTTCTTGATGGGATTTTGTGCTGACATGGTAACAGCAAATGGAGATATAAATCGTCGGCTACGTAGTATAGGCTATAATTTGAGCCATAAACAGACTCATTTGGATGAAGTTAATTATGctgttaaatcattaaatgacCTTAGGGATGGAACGAGAATCACTAGAGTTGTAGAAATCTTGTTCAAAGGGGAACCATTGTCACAGAAACTAAGACTTCCTGCTATATCGAAACTGCAAAAAATTCACAATGTTAATTTGGCATTAACGAGGATATCTGAACATATTAGTATTGAGGGAAATATAAGTACTCGTGACATTGTAAATGGTCAcagagaaaaaatgttatcactaTTCtggcaattaatttataagtatttaactcCTCGGTACAATAAAGCAGCAGTAACAATTCAACATTGGTGGCGCAATAACAACctcaaattagtaattatgaaAAGAATTAGAGCTAAGCAAACTTTTAAACGACACTTAGCTGCTGCAAGAATACAAGCTTGTATTCGTGGTTATTTAACCAGAAAGCATTGGCCTCATACGCAAGCTAAATTGATTGAAAACCGTGAAAAGTTACATCTAGCATCAACTAAAATCAAACAATACTTACAAGATAAACTTAAGCTTTTAACTGAGGAtcgaaaacaatatataattttaaaaagaaccaCGGTGTTTGTTCAAAGAAAATTTAGATCCAAAATTGCAATGAAAAGAGATCgacaacaatttataaaaattaaacaatcagCTTTACTAATTCAAAAAGTGTATCGTGGTTTTATGATAAGAAAATACTggtcacaaataaaaaattctcttataatagaaaagataaatcgtattaatgccataaatataatcaaacgaTCTCTAAGAAAAAACTTGCCACCAACTGaagatgaaatatattataaaaaaataatgcatacaACGGTAATTGTTCAAAGAAGATTTAGGGCTAATAAACTAATGAAAGTACAGATGGAagcatttattaaactaaagaAAAGTGCAATTGTCATACAACAAAAATTTAGAGCAAAACAAGCCATGATTAAACAAAAAGAAcactatttaaaacttaaaatgtgtGCACTCAAGCTACAGGCTGTAACTCGAGGTTATATTGTGCGAAAACAATGGTCTGTATTACATGCTGAATTGCAAGCGAATAGAATGCGTTTAACCAtctgtagtaatattattaagagaaCACTCAGAAGTAATCTTCCGTTAACAGAAGACCGTATTAAATTTCTCAATTTAAAAAGATCTGTCATCATTATACAAAACCGTTTCCGTGCTTTGAAAGAAATGAAACTGCAAAgacaaaaatatctaaaacttaaaactgtAACATTGAAGCTGCAAAGTGTGGCTAGAGGATATATAGTAAGAAAGCAATGGCCATCTTTACGAAATGAATTGATAGTAAAACGTCAGTATTTGATTAAttctagtaatataattaaaagggTTCTGAGAAAAAATCTTCCATTAACAGATGACCGAATTAAATTTCTTGATTTAAAAAGATCAgccattattatacaaaaccatTTCCGTGCAttaaaagaaatgaaaatacaacgacaaaaatatctaaaacttaaaactgtAACACTGAAGCTGCAAAGTGTGGCTAGAGGATATATAGTAAGAAAGCAATGGCCATCTTTACAAAAAGAATTGATGGTAAAACgtcaatatttgattaattgtagtaatataattaaaagggTTCTGAGAAAAAATCTTCCATTAACAGATGACCGAATTAAATTTCTTGATTTAAAAAGATCAgccattattatacaaaaccatTTCCGTGCAttaaaagaaatgaaaatacaacgacaaaaatatctaaaacttaaaactgtGACACTTAAGCTGCAAAGTATGGCTAGAGGATATATAGCAAGAAAGCAATGGCCAACTTTACGAAATGAATTGATAGTAAAACgtcaatatttgattaattgtagtaatataattaaaagggCTCTGAGGAAAAATCTACCAGTTAATAACGATCGTTTAAGATTTCTTGAACTTAGAAGAGCTACAATTGTTATCCAAAGTAGATTCAGAGCTAaaagacaattaaaaaaatatcagacACTACGTAACAATGTTATCATAGTTCAAAGAAGATTTAGAGCTAATGTGGCAATGAGACAACAACaacttatttatcaaaaaatcagAGCAAGGATTATTCGACTACAAGCATTCTTTAGAGGATATTTGGTGCTTAAAAAATGGCCAGAGACTAAATGTGAGTTAGAAGCTAATAAGAAACAATTAATTTCTGCTagtaacacaataaaaaaattcctgCGCCTATGCTTGTTACCCACCCCGGATCGTTTaagatatataaaactaaGACAGTCAGTGATGAACCTCCAGGCAAGATATCGAGCCAATGTTGCAATGAAATTAGCAGAACgtgactatttattattaaaatgttgtacaaTCACATTACAAAGACGTTACAGAGCACACAAAGCCATGTTGATGCAAAAACAGAGATACGAGCTTCTGAAAAAGTCCACCATCATATTACAAACTCATATTAGAGGATATTTGGCACGTAAACGTTGGCTTCAGTTAAAAGATAATATGGAAGTTGAACGTAGATTAGCTCTTGAAACTTTAGAG TGCAAACGGTTGTTAGCTGGCCATGTGTTTCTATTTgagttgaaaatgaaaatgcgAGCTGCCGTTCAGTTACAAATTTGGATCAGAAACGTTATGTTAAATCGTAAACATTTACAGAAGGAGAATGTTGCGGCATCGAAAATTCAAGCTATTGTAAGAGGATTTTTGGTAAGAAAGAAATTGCCCAAGATCAAGGAAGAATTACATATTCAAAAACTTGTGCGAGCTGCTACTTTAATACAG gCAATATGGAGAGGTTATACTGTAAGAAAGAGGTATCAATGTAGACGACAAACTATTAGATTCCCTAAAAAAGGTGCTCTCACATTGGGCAAACGACATAATGACGTGGTTGATGTATTAAACAAGCAAAAAAGAAATGAATATTCCTATAGGGAACTTACTACAGTTTTCTGGAATTTAG atacaTGTACAACCTTATCCAAAGAGCTGTGTTTGAAGACATCAGAAGGTACGATTATTGACTACCTTTTTCACTTTTTGCATTATTCCAATCAGTCTCAGCCTAGTCTTGAAGCAAGGGAGCCAGCAATCCGTGTGTTgacaaatttacttaaatatcacGAAACCTCTTGGCACATCTGGGTG agaaCTGTAAATGCTGATATGGTCAAAGACTTAATCAAAATGATGAAGACGTGCTGTGGCAAAATCAGTTCCAAGAAATTGTATTGTTCTATTGCTACTTGGCTCTGGATAGCTTTACAAGACCCagaaaagaaaatt tatatcaaaaaaattccaTCTGCTATAGTAGACTTAAAATTCATGATGgatactttgaaaaaaagatACACAATTTCTAAATTGGACAAGAAGACCATGGTGTTACCTTCGACACGGCCTACATGGAGTATTGGCTCTAAATGTCAAAAGTGTTTTGACTCTGACTACTTTGCAACAATTGAGATTTGCAAACTgttgaacatttaa